Proteins found in one Quercus robur chromosome 2, dhQueRobu3.1, whole genome shotgun sequence genomic segment:
- the LOC126715024 gene encoding paired amphipathic helix protein Sin3-like 2 isoform X1 translates to MKRLRDDVYGSSSQFKRPFGSSRGDSFGQSQVPPGGGGGGGGGGGGGGGGGGGGGGGVGVGGGGGGSGLGVPSQKLTTNDALSYLKDVKEMFQDQKEKYDMFLEVMKDFKAQRTDTVGVIARVKELFKGHNNLIFGFNTFLPKGYEITLDDDEAAPQKKAIEFQEAISFVNKIKKRFQNDERVYKSFLDILNMYRKEHRDINEVYSEVSLLFEDHSDLLDEFTKFLPEAASVSAQHAFPRNSFQRINERSSATPALRHVEKNRIRRDRIVTSADRDLNLDHPELDDDKGMVKMHKEQRKRVEKDSRDRRSRDQDDREPDHDNNRDFNLQRLPDKRKSARKVEGFGVNANLASYDDKDTLKSMCNEGFVFFEKVKEKLGSSDDYQTFLKCLDIYSSGIIGRNDLQTLVTDILGKYPDLMHGFNDFVERCENIDGFLAGVISKKSVCSDGHSSRSLKVEDKDKEQKRETDGAKEKERYREKYMFKSIQELDLSNCERCTPSYRLLPDDYPIPSASQRSELGAQVLNDHWVSVTSGSEDYSFKHMRRNQYEESLFRCEDDRFELDMLLESVSSATKRAEELLNSINENNVNLETPFHIEDNFTALNLRCIERLYGDHGLDVLDILRKNPTVALPVILTRLKQKQEEWTRCRSDFNKVWAEIYAKNHYKSLDHRSFYFKQQDSKNLSTKSLVAEIKDLKETKQKEDDILLAIAAGNRQPVIPHLEFDYSNISIHEDLYKLVQYSCEEVCSTKEQVNKVMRLWTTFLEPMLGVPSQSHNTESAEDVGKSKCRAMNCSVSIVRESDGSPSGGAIVMNSQQPKAASNEDENTSPELANSCRTMENGDTVSKESKFLNGDHACRDDTICSIQAASGERVAHSNASFATGAEISHGKTSLEANSGWVAAPPRPSPEINHGKTSLEATSGWAVAPPRLSPEISHGKTSLEATTGWVAAPPRPSHTASQEDLVSKANAGSIPSSEGGDAAKPVLLANGMITEGSNVNGCHEAFARPSKIEKEEGELSPNGDFEEDNFVVYGGSGELSMPKAKQSRQYQAGKGEQMNCQDAGGENDADADDEDSENVSEAGEDVSGSESGGDECSRDEHEEEEDAEHDEADGKAESEGEAEGMVDGHVGGGDGLLPLSERFLLSVKPLAKHVPAAFLEKERKDSRVFYGNDDFYVLFRLQQILYERILSAKMNSTGAELKWKTSKDTGSPDLYARFMSALYSLLDGSADNAKFEDECRAIIGNQSYVLFTLDKLIYKLVKQLQTVAADEIDNKLLQLYDYEKSRKPGKLIDSVYYENARVILHEENIYRLECSPATSRLSIQLMDSVSQKPEVFAVSMDPNFAAYLQNDYLSVFPGKKELRGEPRGILLQRNKQAYAGPDESSALCEAMEGVNAVNGLECKIACNSSKISYVLDTEDFFFRPRRNRRNSSSSILCRDVERVQRFHSFLSA, encoded by the exons AACTGACACCGTTGGTGTCATTGCCAGAGTGAAGGAATTATTTAAAGGGCATAATaacttgatttttgggtttaacACCTTCTTGCCAAAGGGGTATGAAATAACCCTTGATGATGATGAGGCTGCTCCACAAAAGAAGGCGATTGAATTTCAAGAAGCTATAAGCTTTGTGAACAAAAtaaag AAACGCTTTCAAAATGATGAACGTGTTTATAAATCATTCTTAGACATTTTGAATATGTACCGTAAGGAGCACAGGGACATAAATGAGGTCTACAGTGAG GTTTCCCTTCTTTTTGAAGATCATTCAGATTTGCTTGATGAGTTCACAAAATTTCTTCCAGAAGCAGCATCTGTTTCAGCACAGCATGCTTTTCCGCGGAACTCGTTTCAGCGTATCAATGAGCGGAGCTCTGCCACACCAGCATTACGGCACGTGGAAAAG AATCGTATCCGGCGGGATAGGATTGTCACAAGTGCTGATCGTGATCTTAATCTTGATCACCCTGAGCTGGACGATGACAAAGGAATGGTGAAAATGCACAAGGAGCAGAGGAAACGTGTTGAAAAGGACAGCAGGGATAGGAGAAGCCGTGATCAGGATGATAGAGAACCTGATCACGACAACAATAGGGACTTCAACTTGCAGCGTTTACCTGACAAAAGAAAATCTGCAAGGAAAGTTGAAGGTTTTGGAGTGAATGCAAATTTGGCTTCATACGATGACAAAGATACCTTAAAGA GCATGTGCAATGAAGGATTCGTTTTCTTTGAAAAAGTTAAGGAGAAGTTGGGTAGCTCAGATGACTACCAGACATTCTTGAAGTGCCTTGATATTTACAGCAGTGGAATTATTGGAAGGAATGATTTACAAACTCTG GTGACTGATATACTTGGAAAATATCCGGATCTTATGCATGGGTTTAATGATTTCGTTGAGCGCTGTGAGAATATAG ATGGGTTTCTTGCTGGCGTTATTAGTAAAA AATCAGTGTGTAGTGATGGACATTCTTCTAGATCGCTGAAGGTAGAGGACAAAGATAAAGAGCAGAAGCGTGAAACTGATGGAgctaaagaaaaggaaagatacAGGGAAAAGTATATGTTTAAATCCATTCAAGAGCTTGACCTCTCTAATTGTGAACGTTGTACTCCCAGCTATAGGCTTCTGCCAGACgat TATCCAATACCTTCAGCAAGCCAGAGGTCAGAGCTTGGTGCTCAAGTATTGAATGATCACTGGGTATCAGTGACTTCTGGAAGTGAGGACTATTCTTTTAAACATATGCGTAGAAATCAGTATGAAGAAAGTCTATTCAGATGTGAAGATGATAG ATTTGAGCTGGATATGCTGTTAGAGTCTGTCAGCTCAGCTACCAAGCGTGCAGAGGAATTGTTGAACAGCATCAATGAAAATAATGTCAATCTGGAGACTCCTTTCCATATTGAAGACAACTTCACTG CTTTAAATTTAAGGTGTATTGAACGTTTATATGGTGATCATGGACTTGATGTGTTGGATATTTTACGAAAAAATCCAACTGTTGCACTACCTGTCATATTAACTCGCCTAAAGCAGAAACAAGAGGAGTGGACAAGGTGCCGCTCTGATTTCAACAAGGTTTGGGCTGAAATCTATGCTAAAAACCACTACAAGTCACTTGATCACCGCAGCTTCTATTTCAAGCAACAGGATTCAAAGAACTTGAGCACAAAAT CTTTGGTGGCTGAgatcaaggatttgaaagagaCAAAGCAAAAAGAGGATGATATTCTTCTGGCTATTGCTGCTGGGAATCGGCAACCTGTAATTCCACATCTGGAATTTGATTACTCCAATATCAGCATTCATGAAGACTTGTATAAACTTGTCCAATATTCATGTGAAGAGGTTTGCTCAACCAAAGAACAGGTGAATAAAGTTATGAGACTTTGGACGACCTTCTTAGAGCCAATGTTAGGTGTTCCTTCTCAGTCTCATAATACAGAAAGTGCTGAAGATGTTGGAAAATCTAAGTGTCGTGCTATGAATTGTTCCGTATCAATCGTAAGAGAAAGTGATGGAAGTCCTAGTGGTGGTGCTATTGTAATGAATTCTCAGCAACCAAAAGCTGCTAGTAATGAGGATGAGAATACCTCACCCGAACTAGCAAATTCTTGTAGGACTATGGAAAATGGGGACACTGTATCTAAAGAAAGTAAATTTCTTAACGGAGATCATGCATGTAGAGATGATACAATTTGTAGCATACAGGCTGCCTCTGGTGAACGAGTTGCCCATTCCAATGCATCGTTTGCTACTGGGGCAGAGATCAGTCATGGCAAAACCAGCTTGGAAGCGAATTCAG GCTGGGTTGCAGCTCCACCCAGACCTAGTCCAGAGATCAATCATGGCAAAACTAGCTTGGAAGCTACATCAG GCTGGGCTGTAGCTCCACCCAGACTTAGTCCAGAGATCAGTCATGGCAAAACCAGCTTGGAAGCAACTACAG GCTGGGTTGCAGCTCCACCCAGACCTAGTCACACTGCTAGTCAAGAAGACCTTGTATCGAAGGCTAATGCTGGTTCTATACCTTCATCTGAG GGAGGTGATGCTGCCAAACCAGTTTTATTGGCAAATGGCATGATTACAGAAGGTAGTAATGTTAATGGATGTCACGAAGCATTTGCAAGACCctcgaaaattgaaaaagaagaggGTGAGTTATCACCTAATGGTGATTTTGAGGAGGATAACTTTGTTGTCTATGGAGGCTCTGGTGAGCTGTCTATGCCTAAGGCAAAGCAAAGCAGGCAATATCAAGCTGGGAAAGGAGAGCAGATGAATTGTCAGGATGCTGGAGGAGAAAATGATGCGGATGCTGATGATGAAGATAGTGAAAATGTTTCTGAGGCTGGTGAAGATGTCTCAGGCAGTGAGTCTGGTGGTGATGAGTGCTCCAGAGATGAgcatgaagaagaggaagatgcAGAGCATGATGAAGCTGATGGTAAGGCTGAGAGTGAAGGTGAGGCTGAGGGCATGGTTGATGGACATGTTGGTGGAGGGGATGGCTTGTTGCCATTGTCAGAACGGTTCCTTTTGTCTGTGAAGCCTCTTGCAAAGCATGTGCCGGCAGCATTtcttgaaaaggaaagaaaagattcTCGAGTTTTTTATGGAAATGATgatttttatgttctttttagGCTTCAACAA ATTTTATATGAAAGAATTTTATCAGCAAAAATGAATTCAACGGGTGCTGAATTGAAATGGAAAACTTCGAAGGATACTGGTTCTCCAGATCTCTATGCTAG ATTTATGAGTGCACTGTACAGTTTGCTTGACGGATCTGCAGATAATGCAAAGTTTGAGGATGAATGTCGAGCTATCATTGGAAACCAGTCATATGTTTTATTCACATTGGACAAGTTAATCTATAAATTAGTCAAACAG CTTCAAACTGTTGCAGCTGATGAGATAGACAATAAGCTTCTTCAATTATATGACTATGAAAAATCCCGGAAACCTGGGAAGTTGATTGATTCTGTATATTATGAAAATGCACGTGTCATCCTTCATGAGGAAAACATATATCGATTGGAATGT TCCCCTGCCACCTCCCGATTGTCCATTCAGCTGATGGACAGTGTGAGTCAAAAGCCTGAAGTGTTTGCAGTTTCCATGGATCCTAATTTTGCAGCTTATCTGCAGAATGATTATTTGTCCGTCTTTCCTGGGAAAAAGGAGCTACGTGGGGAGCCACGTGGCATTCTACTGCAAAG GAACAAGCAAGCATATGCAGGCCCAGATGAATCTTCTGCTTTATGTGAAGCCATGGAAGGCGTCAATGCAGTCAATGGTTTGGAATGTAAGATAGCTTGCAATTCATCGAAG ATCTCCTATGTTCTTGACACAGAGGATTTCTTCTTCCGACCTAGAAGGAATAGAAGAAATTCATCTAGCAGCATTTTGTGCCGTGATGTGGAAAGAGTACAACGGTTCCACAGTTTCTTATCAGCTTAA
- the LOC126715024 gene encoding paired amphipathic helix protein Sin3-like 2 isoform X2, giving the protein MKRLRDDVYGSSSQFKRPFGSSRGDSFGQSQVPPGGGGGGGGGGGGGGGGGGGGGGGVGVGGGGGGSGLGVPSQKLTTNDALSYLKDVKEMFQDQKEKYDMFLEVMKDFKAQRTDTVGVIARVKELFKGHNNLIFGFNTFLPKGYEITLDDDEAAPQKKAIEFQEAISFVNKIKKRFQNDERVYKSFLDILNMYRKEHRDINEVYSEVSLLFEDHSDLLDEFTKFLPEAASVSAQHAFPRNSFQRINERSSATPALRHVEKNRIRRDRIVTSADRDLNLDHPELDDDKGMVKMHKEQRKRVEKDSRDRRSRDQDDREPDHDNNRDFNLQRLPDKRKSARKVEGFGVNANLASYDDKDTLKSMCNEGFVFFEKVKEKLGSSDDYQTFLKCLDIYSSGIIGRNDLQTLVTDILGKYPDLMHGFNDFVERCENIDGFLAGVISKKSVCSDGHSSRSLKVEDKDKEQKRETDGAKEKERYREKYMFKSIQELDLSNCERCTPSYRLLPDDYPIPSASQRSELGAQVLNDHWVSVTSGSEDYSFKHMRRNQYEESLFRCEDDRFELDMLLESVSSATKRAEELLNSINENNVNLETPFHIEDNFTALNLRCIERLYGDHGLDVLDILRKNPTVALPVILTRLKQKQEEWTRCRSDFNKVWAEIYAKNHYKSLDHRSFYFKQQDSKNLSTKSLVAEIKDLKETKQKEDDILLAIAAGNRQPVIPHLEFDYSNISIHEDLYKLVQYSCEEVCSTKEQVNKVMRLWTTFLEPMLGVPSQSHNTESAEDVGKSKCRAMNCSVSIVRESDGSPSGGAIVMNSQQPKAASNEDENTSPELANSCRTMENGDTVSKESKFLNGDHACRDDTICSIQAASGERVAHSNASFATGAEISHGKTSLEANSGWVAAPPRPSHTASQEDLVSKANAGSIPSSEGGDAAKPVLLANGMITEGSNVNGCHEAFARPSKIEKEEGELSPNGDFEEDNFVVYGGSGELSMPKAKQSRQYQAGKGEQMNCQDAGGENDADADDEDSENVSEAGEDVSGSESGGDECSRDEHEEEEDAEHDEADGKAESEGEAEGMVDGHVGGGDGLLPLSERFLLSVKPLAKHVPAAFLEKERKDSRVFYGNDDFYVLFRLQQILYERILSAKMNSTGAELKWKTSKDTGSPDLYARFMSALYSLLDGSADNAKFEDECRAIIGNQSYVLFTLDKLIYKLVKQLQTVAADEIDNKLLQLYDYEKSRKPGKLIDSVYYENARVILHEENIYRLECSPATSRLSIQLMDSVSQKPEVFAVSMDPNFAAYLQNDYLSVFPGKKELRGEPRGILLQRNKQAYAGPDESSALCEAMEGVNAVNGLECKIACNSSKISYVLDTEDFFFRPRRNRRNSSSSILCRDVERVQRFHSFLSA; this is encoded by the exons AACTGACACCGTTGGTGTCATTGCCAGAGTGAAGGAATTATTTAAAGGGCATAATaacttgatttttgggtttaacACCTTCTTGCCAAAGGGGTATGAAATAACCCTTGATGATGATGAGGCTGCTCCACAAAAGAAGGCGATTGAATTTCAAGAAGCTATAAGCTTTGTGAACAAAAtaaag AAACGCTTTCAAAATGATGAACGTGTTTATAAATCATTCTTAGACATTTTGAATATGTACCGTAAGGAGCACAGGGACATAAATGAGGTCTACAGTGAG GTTTCCCTTCTTTTTGAAGATCATTCAGATTTGCTTGATGAGTTCACAAAATTTCTTCCAGAAGCAGCATCTGTTTCAGCACAGCATGCTTTTCCGCGGAACTCGTTTCAGCGTATCAATGAGCGGAGCTCTGCCACACCAGCATTACGGCACGTGGAAAAG AATCGTATCCGGCGGGATAGGATTGTCACAAGTGCTGATCGTGATCTTAATCTTGATCACCCTGAGCTGGACGATGACAAAGGAATGGTGAAAATGCACAAGGAGCAGAGGAAACGTGTTGAAAAGGACAGCAGGGATAGGAGAAGCCGTGATCAGGATGATAGAGAACCTGATCACGACAACAATAGGGACTTCAACTTGCAGCGTTTACCTGACAAAAGAAAATCTGCAAGGAAAGTTGAAGGTTTTGGAGTGAATGCAAATTTGGCTTCATACGATGACAAAGATACCTTAAAGA GCATGTGCAATGAAGGATTCGTTTTCTTTGAAAAAGTTAAGGAGAAGTTGGGTAGCTCAGATGACTACCAGACATTCTTGAAGTGCCTTGATATTTACAGCAGTGGAATTATTGGAAGGAATGATTTACAAACTCTG GTGACTGATATACTTGGAAAATATCCGGATCTTATGCATGGGTTTAATGATTTCGTTGAGCGCTGTGAGAATATAG ATGGGTTTCTTGCTGGCGTTATTAGTAAAA AATCAGTGTGTAGTGATGGACATTCTTCTAGATCGCTGAAGGTAGAGGACAAAGATAAAGAGCAGAAGCGTGAAACTGATGGAgctaaagaaaaggaaagatacAGGGAAAAGTATATGTTTAAATCCATTCAAGAGCTTGACCTCTCTAATTGTGAACGTTGTACTCCCAGCTATAGGCTTCTGCCAGACgat TATCCAATACCTTCAGCAAGCCAGAGGTCAGAGCTTGGTGCTCAAGTATTGAATGATCACTGGGTATCAGTGACTTCTGGAAGTGAGGACTATTCTTTTAAACATATGCGTAGAAATCAGTATGAAGAAAGTCTATTCAGATGTGAAGATGATAG ATTTGAGCTGGATATGCTGTTAGAGTCTGTCAGCTCAGCTACCAAGCGTGCAGAGGAATTGTTGAACAGCATCAATGAAAATAATGTCAATCTGGAGACTCCTTTCCATATTGAAGACAACTTCACTG CTTTAAATTTAAGGTGTATTGAACGTTTATATGGTGATCATGGACTTGATGTGTTGGATATTTTACGAAAAAATCCAACTGTTGCACTACCTGTCATATTAACTCGCCTAAAGCAGAAACAAGAGGAGTGGACAAGGTGCCGCTCTGATTTCAACAAGGTTTGGGCTGAAATCTATGCTAAAAACCACTACAAGTCACTTGATCACCGCAGCTTCTATTTCAAGCAACAGGATTCAAAGAACTTGAGCACAAAAT CTTTGGTGGCTGAgatcaaggatttgaaagagaCAAAGCAAAAAGAGGATGATATTCTTCTGGCTATTGCTGCTGGGAATCGGCAACCTGTAATTCCACATCTGGAATTTGATTACTCCAATATCAGCATTCATGAAGACTTGTATAAACTTGTCCAATATTCATGTGAAGAGGTTTGCTCAACCAAAGAACAGGTGAATAAAGTTATGAGACTTTGGACGACCTTCTTAGAGCCAATGTTAGGTGTTCCTTCTCAGTCTCATAATACAGAAAGTGCTGAAGATGTTGGAAAATCTAAGTGTCGTGCTATGAATTGTTCCGTATCAATCGTAAGAGAAAGTGATGGAAGTCCTAGTGGTGGTGCTATTGTAATGAATTCTCAGCAACCAAAAGCTGCTAGTAATGAGGATGAGAATACCTCACCCGAACTAGCAAATTCTTGTAGGACTATGGAAAATGGGGACACTGTATCTAAAGAAAGTAAATTTCTTAACGGAGATCATGCATGTAGAGATGATACAATTTGTAGCATACAGGCTGCCTCTGGTGAACGAGTTGCCCATTCCAATGCATCGTTTGCTACTGGGGCAGAGATCAGTCATGGCAAAACCAGCTTGGAAGCGAATTCAG GCTGGGTTGCAGCTCCACCCAGACCTAGTCACACTGCTAGTCAAGAAGACCTTGTATCGAAGGCTAATGCTGGTTCTATACCTTCATCTGAG GGAGGTGATGCTGCCAAACCAGTTTTATTGGCAAATGGCATGATTACAGAAGGTAGTAATGTTAATGGATGTCACGAAGCATTTGCAAGACCctcgaaaattgaaaaagaagaggGTGAGTTATCACCTAATGGTGATTTTGAGGAGGATAACTTTGTTGTCTATGGAGGCTCTGGTGAGCTGTCTATGCCTAAGGCAAAGCAAAGCAGGCAATATCAAGCTGGGAAAGGAGAGCAGATGAATTGTCAGGATGCTGGAGGAGAAAATGATGCGGATGCTGATGATGAAGATAGTGAAAATGTTTCTGAGGCTGGTGAAGATGTCTCAGGCAGTGAGTCTGGTGGTGATGAGTGCTCCAGAGATGAgcatgaagaagaggaagatgcAGAGCATGATGAAGCTGATGGTAAGGCTGAGAGTGAAGGTGAGGCTGAGGGCATGGTTGATGGACATGTTGGTGGAGGGGATGGCTTGTTGCCATTGTCAGAACGGTTCCTTTTGTCTGTGAAGCCTCTTGCAAAGCATGTGCCGGCAGCATTtcttgaaaaggaaagaaaagattcTCGAGTTTTTTATGGAAATGATgatttttatgttctttttagGCTTCAACAA ATTTTATATGAAAGAATTTTATCAGCAAAAATGAATTCAACGGGTGCTGAATTGAAATGGAAAACTTCGAAGGATACTGGTTCTCCAGATCTCTATGCTAG ATTTATGAGTGCACTGTACAGTTTGCTTGACGGATCTGCAGATAATGCAAAGTTTGAGGATGAATGTCGAGCTATCATTGGAAACCAGTCATATGTTTTATTCACATTGGACAAGTTAATCTATAAATTAGTCAAACAG CTTCAAACTGTTGCAGCTGATGAGATAGACAATAAGCTTCTTCAATTATATGACTATGAAAAATCCCGGAAACCTGGGAAGTTGATTGATTCTGTATATTATGAAAATGCACGTGTCATCCTTCATGAGGAAAACATATATCGATTGGAATGT TCCCCTGCCACCTCCCGATTGTCCATTCAGCTGATGGACAGTGTGAGTCAAAAGCCTGAAGTGTTTGCAGTTTCCATGGATCCTAATTTTGCAGCTTATCTGCAGAATGATTATTTGTCCGTCTTTCCTGGGAAAAAGGAGCTACGTGGGGAGCCACGTGGCATTCTACTGCAAAG GAACAAGCAAGCATATGCAGGCCCAGATGAATCTTCTGCTTTATGTGAAGCCATGGAAGGCGTCAATGCAGTCAATGGTTTGGAATGTAAGATAGCTTGCAATTCATCGAAG ATCTCCTATGTTCTTGACACAGAGGATTTCTTCTTCCGACCTAGAAGGAATAGAAGAAATTCATCTAGCAGCATTTTGTGCCGTGATGTGGAAAGAGTACAACGGTTCCACAGTTTCTTATCAGCTTAA